The following coding sequences lie in one Apium graveolens cultivar Ventura chromosome 1, ASM990537v1, whole genome shotgun sequence genomic window:
- the LOC141659249 gene encoding putative protease Do-like 14 encodes MATFVDGKVYEKRKVYDRFGILIKDPPQRYQNPEWLHVTAKIAALRASSSVVTVIARRDRDDKISHKKKKKKRKRNWITYFSGSGIIFECEEESVDATYATTVLTPASPLLRDFEIEVDVALSDGKLCKSQVVACDYYYNLAVLRIMTDIPLQPANMRSLDDGLSIHPTQPLSLDPDGKSFRLRPHSNLFKILPDDKVIALSRRYNDPYFLDFDVAHFSMERPSNECHEFFYVKGIDGINYNGGPVINYSGEMIGILFHESSFLPSNVISRWWKHYKTHREFRRPWLGFEVANPYTAQSGFLEQLLLKFPGFSTGLLVVKVEEGSPAYCSGIRDSDVIVQINGVLVQSTLEFFEKTWDKVGEAVELEVIRESTGGQLNISTTIGEVTPEKFPKRSRGVPREVPGLFLA; translated from the exons ATGGCAACTTTTGTTGATGGAAAAG TGTATGAAAAAAGAAAAGTGTACGATAGATTTGGGATACTGATAAAAGATCCCCCCCAAAGATATCAAAATCCTGAATGGTTACATGTAACCGCCAAAATCGCTGCTTTGCGAGCTTCTTCTTCTGTTGTTACTGTTATCGCTCGTCGTG ATCGTGATGATAAGATAAGCcacaagaagaagaagaagaagaggaaacgTAATTGGATCACTTATTTTAGTGGCTCCGGGATTATTTTTGAGTGTGAGGAGGAGTCTGTTGATGCTACTTATGCTACTACTGTCTTGACTCCTGCTTCCCCTTTGCTGCGTGATTTCGAAATTGAG GTTGATGTTGCTCTCTCAGATGGTAAGTTATGCAAATCTCAAGTCGTCGCTTGTGATTATTATTATAACCTTGCAGTTTTGAGGATTATGACGGATATACCGTTACAACCTGCAAATATGAGGTCCTTGGATGATGGCTTATCTATTCATCCAACTCAACCACTTTCTCTAGACCCGGATGGGAAATCGTTTCGCCTTCGTCCACATTCTAATTTATTTAAGATCCTTCCTGATGACAAAGTCATTGCCCTTTCACGGAGATACAATGACCCATACTTCTTGGACTTTGATGTTGCTCATTTCAG cATGGAGCGCCCTTCAAACGAATGTCATGAGTTCTTTTACGTGAAGGGCATCGATGGGATC AATTACAATGGTGGTCCAGTTATCAACTATTCTGGAGAAATGATCGGAATCTTGTTCCATGAATCATCTTTCTTACCATCCAACGTAATTTCAAGGTGGTGGAAGCATTATAAAACTCACAG GGAATTTCGTCGACCATGGCTTGGGTTTGAAGTTGCAAATCCTTATACAGCTCAATCAGGTTTTCTGGAACAGTTGCTACTAAAGTTCCCCGGTTTCTCCACCGGTTTACTTGTAGTAAAG GTTGAGGAAGGCTCTCCTGCTTACTGCTCTGGAATACGTGACTCTGATGTTATCGTACAAATTAATGGAGTATTAGTCCAGAGTACATTAGAG TTCTTTGAGAAGACATGGGACAAGGTTGGAGAAGCTGTGGAGCTTGAAGTTATAAGAGAGAGCACTGGTGGCCAATTAAATATAAGTACTACAATTGGCGAGGTGACACCAGAGAAATTCCCAAA GCGGAGTCGGGGGGTACCTCGGGAGGTACCTGGACTCTTTTTAGCATGA